The proteins below are encoded in one region of Candidatus Flexicrinis proximus:
- a CDS encoding nucleoside phosphorylase codes for MQPPILDNKIYDAPSVFTAENLLREARRQKSIAEGSVPTVCILDPDGDIAAHLIATGQAVVHPHWACYHTKLYAFHHSGIEYGIIPHVVGSSFAVLVAEELFVSGCKLLISMTSAGQIVPMGQPPYFVLIEKALRDEDTSYHYLPPAPFSQIDPLLLTCFEGTFADASVRVLRGATWTTDAPFRETEDAITYARSEGILGVEMEAAALYAFAQVKGKAVVCFAHITNQMAQIEGDFEKGLDQGSHDALEVIQFTAQQWLG; via the coding sequence ATGCAGCCGCCGATTCTAGATAACAAGATTTATGATGCACCCTCGGTTTTTACGGCGGAGAACCTGCTGCGCGAGGCGCGGCGGCAGAAATCGATTGCGGAAGGCAGTGTCCCGACAGTCTGCATCCTCGACCCGGACGGTGACATTGCTGCTCACTTGATTGCGACAGGTCAGGCTGTCGTTCATCCACACTGGGCGTGTTATCACACGAAGCTGTATGCCTTTCATCACAGTGGGATTGAGTACGGCATCATCCCACACGTCGTCGGGTCTTCATTTGCGGTGCTGGTGGCAGAGGAGTTGTTTGTCTCAGGCTGTAAGCTGCTCATCAGCATGACCTCTGCCGGACAAATCGTACCAATGGGACAGCCGCCATACTTTGTCCTGATCGAAAAGGCACTGCGCGATGAAGACACGAGCTACCACTATTTGCCACCTGCGCCTTTCAGCCAGATTGACCCACTGCTACTCACGTGTTTTGAGGGTACTTTTGCTGACGCATCCGTTCGGGTACTGCGCGGCGCGACGTGGACAACCGACGCTCCATTCCGCGAAACGGAAGACGCCATCACCTATGCTCGGTCTGAGGGCATTCTTGGAGTCGAAATGGAAGCCGCTGCGCTTTACGCTTTCGCTCAGGTGAAGGGCAAAGCAGTGGTGTGCTTTGCCCATATCACCAATCAGATGGCGCAGATTGAAGGCGACTTTGAGAAAGGACTAGATCAGGGTAGTCATGATGCGCTGGAGGTTATTCAGTTCACAGCACAGCAGTGGTTAGGTTAA
- a CDS encoding ParA family protein has translation MAGAPYRLADPVSKIANQYAAIIIDTRPSFSLLTEMGLLAATDAIVPVEPRYLETVGLTSVIEKINDIREGWRHPTLRVSGLLVTKMDGRMRGHNHLLAEVKSASCTR, from the coding sequence ATGGCTGGCGCGCCATACCGTCTGGCGGATCCAGTTAGCAAAATCGCCAACCAGTATGCGGCGATCATCATCGACACCCGCCCTTCATTCAGCCTGCTAACTGAAATGGGATTGCTTGCCGCCACCGACGCAATTGTGCCGGTCGAGCCGCGCTATCTGGAAACTGTCGGTTTGACCAGCGTGATCGAGAAAATAAACGATATCCGTGAAGGCTGGCGGCACCCGACGCTGCGCGTGAGCGGACTGCTCGTGACCAAGATGGATGGTCGCATGCGCGGGCATAACCACCTGCTGGCAGAGGTCAAAAGCGCATCCTGTACTAGGTAA
- a CDS encoding YnfA family protein produces MRSLGLFFVTAFAELLGSYLMYLWLRQGRSALLAIPAVISLLVFGWLLTLHPGAAARTYAAYGGVYVFSALLWLWLIEHQQPTLQDVLGVGVVLIGVAIIILNR; encoded by the coding sequence CTGAGATCGTTGGGGTTATTCTTCGTTACCGCATTTGCTGAGCTGCTAGGTTCATATTTGATGTATTTGTGGCTGCGCCAAGGAAGGTCAGCTTTGCTGGCAATTCCTGCGGTAATCAGCCTACTCGTCTTTGGATGGCTCCTAACGCTGCATCCGGGTGCTGCTGCCCGCACTTACGCTGCTTACGGCGGTGTTTACGTCTTTTCGGCACTGTTGTGGTTGTGGCTGATCGAACATCAGCAGCCGACATTACAGGATGTACTTGGCGTAGGCGTCGTGCTTATTGGCGTCGCAATTATCATACTGAACCGATAA
- a CDS encoding MerR family transcriptional regulator, with amino-acid sequence MNELTIGEVARYAGIQTSAIRYYEREGLLPSPKRLNGQRRYDPDVLKRLGLIQLVRQAGFGIRELQVLFNGMDRDSTKLTEWQSLAAEKIAEMDALIKRTQATKAWLVEAIQRDCKGVDDCITVAFDESGKGMTVTLSCEVPKSNSASETRNVKLMTMQLK; translated from the coding sequence ATGAACGAACTCACCATTGGCGAGGTTGCCCGCTACGCTGGAATACAGACATCCGCAATCCGTTACTATGAGCGGGAAGGATTGTTGCCCTCGCCAAAGCGGTTGAACGGACAGCGACGTTACGATCCTGATGTGTTGAAACGATTGGGTTTAATCCAACTGGTTCGACAAGCAGGGTTCGGGATTCGGGAGCTGCAAGTTCTGTTCAACGGAATGGACAGGGACTCGACAAAACTGACAGAATGGCAGTCATTGGCTGCTGAAAAGATTGCCGAGATGGATGCCCTCATCAAACGCACACAGGCGACCAAAGCGTGGCTGGTCGAGGCAATTCAGCGTGATTGTAAAGGTGTGGATGATTGCATAACTGTCGCATTTGATGAGAGTGGGAAGGGCATGACCGTTACGCTGTCCTGTGAAGTGCCAAAGTCCAATAGCGCCTCAGAGACGCGAAACGTGAAGCTTATGACGATGCAGCTAAAGTGA
- a CDS encoding CBS domain-containing protein — protein MITALRAFCRSAMYCAPRCRTSRTFWNTEARLDQAFRLFLRKGSELKYKPIAPLVIRNPLVVDPEDHVAKAAALMLQKNIHRLPVVKDGRLLGTVGRADICQAVVGTL, from the coding sequence ATGATAACCGCTTTGCGGGCGTTCTGTCGGTCGGCGATGTACTGCGCGCCGCGATGCCGGACATCGAGGACATTCTGGAACACGGAGGCACGCCTCGATCAGGCGTTCCGGTTATTTCTGCGTAAGGGAAGTGAGTTGAAGTACAAGCCGATCGCGCCGCTGGTCATTCGCAATCCGCTCGTTGTCGATCCCGAAGATCATGTAGCAAAAGCTGCCGCGCTGATGCTCCAGAAAAATATCCACCGCCTGCCGGTCGTCAAAGATGGCCGCCTGCTTGGAACCGTCGGACGCGCCGACATCTGCCAGGCAGTCGTTGGCACTCTATAG
- a CDS encoding DsrE family protein: MNILLIINDAPYGSEKAYNAFRLGMTLQKEHVEVELRIFLMADAVACGLPAQKTPDGYYNLERMLKGMINKGAQIKVCGTCADARGLRELKFVEGVEISTMGQLAQWVVDADKVLTF; encoded by the coding sequence ATGAATATTTTATTGATCATCAATGATGCACCCTATGGGTCAGAAAAAGCCTACAATGCTTTTCGACTGGGGATGACCTTGCAGAAGGAGCATGTAGAGGTCGAATTGAGGATATTTCTGATGGCTGACGCAGTCGCCTGCGGGTTGCCCGCGCAAAAAACTCCTGATGGGTATTACAACCTAGAACGTATGCTCAAAGGAATGATCAACAAGGGCGCGCAGATTAAAGTCTGCGGAACTTGCGCCGATGCGCGAGGTTTACGTGAACTCAAGTTCGTCGAGGGTGTCGAAATCAGCACGATGGGTCAACTGGCGCAGTGGGTAGTGGATGCCGATAAGGTGCTAACCTTCTGA
- a CDS encoding helix-turn-helix domain-containing protein: MSIDLVMPHAYSPPVGAIMPRLPVPTTNSRQNRFGSTMPISEASKAAHVPFTRIPDAVLLDEHLTPIQFRIYVVIARRANRESASAFPSYETIATDANISRRSAINGVKALVKAGYLAKRAQESGQGDATSNLYTISGEGCEIFAPRGVASGGVVQSLHHVRAGNEPQAVQNLHHGSAANAPQVVQDLHHGSANAAPELDSKNKKKSNKTQENRIAREGTCEAGEGTASASAAAATIDPELQALFTDFQENIGALTAMAKQVIGELAAEHSTEQIRMAIQEAVIYEKRSLAYVRRVLHAWKRDGRAAGRDGASWSDASVPNEQSIQQETDQSLLVWPPPDLNDDLPARPDLSDPAIAAWERICQQMPQLGRLPRMVTPVSLVGDVLTVSVSDERVYAGLTNTQRCLVEHVTRSLLGDEAKIHVDMVER; this comes from the coding sequence ATGTCCATCGATCTGGTAATGCCCCATGCCTATTCACCGCCAGTTGGCGCGATCATGCCGCGACTGCCGGTTCCTACTACGAATTCACGCCAAAATCGATTTGGCAGCACCATGCCGATCAGCGAAGCGTCGAAAGCCGCACATGTCCCGTTCACGCGCATCCCCGACGCCGTGCTGCTCGACGAGCATCTGACGCCGATCCAGTTTCGCATCTACGTCGTGATCGCACGCCGCGCCAACCGCGAGTCGGCATCCGCATTCCCCAGCTATGAGACGATCGCAACAGACGCCAACATTAGCCGCAGGTCGGCGATTAACGGCGTTAAGGCGCTGGTCAAAGCCGGGTATCTGGCCAAGCGTGCGCAGGAAAGCGGGCAGGGCGACGCGACCAGCAATCTGTACACGATCTCTGGCGAGGGTTGTGAAATCTTTGCACCACGTGGTGTTGCGAGCGGAGGGGTAGTGCAAAGTTTGCACCACGTCAGGGCGGGAAATGAGCCGCAGGCAGTGCAGAATTTGCACCACGGTAGTGCAGCAAATGCACCACAGGTAGTGCAGGATTTGCACCACGGTAGTGCAAACGCTGCACCCGAACTAGATTCAAAGAACAAGAAGAAGAGTAATAAGACTCAAGAGAACCGAATCGCGCGCGAGGGCACATGCGAGGCTGGTGAGGGCACTGCTTCTGCCTCCGCCGCTGCCGCCACTATCGATCCCGAACTTCAAGCGCTTTTTACCGATTTTCAAGAAAACATCGGCGCGCTGACGGCGATGGCCAAACAGGTAATCGGGGAGCTCGCGGCAGAGCACAGTACGGAACAGATCCGCATGGCGATCCAGGAGGCCGTGATCTACGAGAAGCGCAGCCTCGCATACGTCCGGCGCGTACTGCACGCCTGGAAGCGCGATGGTCGGGCAGCCGGTCGGGATGGCGCATCGTGGTCAGACGCATCAGTTCCGAACGAGCAGTCGATCCAACAAGAAACGGACCAATCGCTCCTGGTTTGGCCGCCGCCCGATCTGAACGATGATCTGCCCGCAAGACCAGACCTAAGCGATCCAGCGATTGCCGCATGGGAAAGGATCTGCCAGCAGATGCCGCAGCTCGGCCGACTGCCGAGAATGGTCACGCCGGTCAGCCTCGTCGGCGATGTGCTGACGGTCAGCGTTTCGGACGAGCGAGTATATGCGGGGCTTACCAATACGCAGCGGTGTCTTGTCGAGCATGTTACGCGAAGCCTTTTGGGGGATGAGGCGAAAATCCACGTTGATATGGTCGAGCGGTAG
- a CDS encoding TetR/AcrR family transcriptional regulator, with product MMEKQDRRVRKTQRALSDALVELILEKGYDTITIKDITDRADVAHATFYRHYGDKDELLRRKLEEIVGEIEALTREPTLKNSEGYLIFKHAQENSNLYRILLGGQEPFRYVNGLKIGWRQTHCGRANRSLTSRTALFRQKLLPTRLRVHCFC from the coding sequence GTGATGGAAAAACAAGATCGACGGGTAAGGAAAACGCAGCGAGCACTCAGTGATGCGTTGGTCGAGCTTATTCTGGAGAAGGGCTACGACACTATCACCATCAAGGACATCACCGATCGTGCAGATGTCGCCCACGCGACGTTTTACCGTCACTACGGCGACAAAGACGAACTGCTCAGACGAAAATTGGAAGAAATAGTAGGGGAAATTGAAGCGTTGACACGAGAACCCACGCTGAAGAATTCCGAGGGCTATCTCATTTTCAAACACGCTCAAGAGAACAGCAATCTTTACCGGATATTGTTGGGCGGCCAGGAGCCCTTCAGGTACGTAAATGGCTTAAAGATCGGATGGCGGCAAACACACTGCGGACGTGCAAACCGCTCATTGACCAGCCGAACAGCCTTATTCCGCCAGAAGTTGCTGCCAACCAGATTGCGGGTTCACTGCTTCTGCTGA
- a CDS encoding MFS transporter — MVTLFLLVIYAAFISLGLPDALLGVAWPVMYVEYAVPVGLAGLVSMTISVNTIISSVLSGRVLKRFGTGRVTVVSVLMTATALLGFSAAPGFIWLVLLAIPLGLGAGSVDAGLNDYVAKNYEARHMSWLHSFWGVGALTGPIIFSQILSRGEPWRNGYLIVAVVQFGLVFLLFATLPLWEKIARLKRRTDLDSSSQSVDVLHASTETGRKSVALAAKGVFAPLRIDGVKPVLIVFLFYCGIESTMGLWGASYLIRVKGIDVATAAAWVSLFYGSITFGRFISGFVTMRMSSKTLIRSGEIAILIGIIALLLPLADAFSMLGFVLIGLGCAPIFPSMLHETPARFGDAEAQNIMGFQMAVAYIGTSLFPPIFGAIASVITFALFPFFIVAYITLMLVNSERINRYMLHKQQMRATA, encoded by the coding sequence ATGGTTACTCTGTTTCTCCTGGTGATCTACGCCGCCTTCATCAGTCTCGGCTTGCCCGATGCGCTCTTAGGCGTGGCTTGGCCGGTGATGTATGTGGAATACGCTGTGCCTGTCGGCCTGGCGGGATTGGTATCGATGACCATTTCGGTCAACACAATCATCTCAAGCGTGTTGAGTGGCAGGGTTCTGAAACGGTTTGGTACCGGGCGCGTCACGGTTGTCAGCGTGTTGATGACGGCGACTGCGCTGCTTGGGTTTTCCGCTGCACCGGGTTTCATCTGGCTGGTGTTGCTGGCAATTCCCCTGGGATTAGGGGCTGGCTCGGTCGATGCCGGCTTGAACGACTATGTGGCGAAGAACTACGAAGCACGGCACATGAGTTGGTTGCATTCCTTCTGGGGAGTGGGCGCACTGACAGGCCCGATCATCTTTTCTCAGATTCTGTCTCGCGGCGAGCCGTGGCGGAATGGCTATCTGATCGTCGCGGTGGTGCAGTTTGGCTTGGTGTTCCTGCTCTTTGCGACACTGCCTCTTTGGGAAAAGATCGCGCGGTTAAAAAGAAGGACCGATTTGGATTCGAGTAGTCAATCGGTGGATGTACTGCATGCTTCGACCGAAACTGGTCGCAAGTCGGTTGCACTGGCCGCGAAAGGCGTTTTTGCTCCTCTGCGTATAGATGGCGTGAAGCCCGTTCTGATCGTGTTTCTATTCTACTGCGGCATCGAATCGACCATGGGACTGTGGGGAGCCAGTTACCTCATCCGTGTGAAGGGCATTGATGTCGCAACCGCTGCTGCATGGGTGTCCCTGTTTTACGGCAGTATCACGTTTGGGCGGTTTATCAGCGGTTTCGTGACGATGCGGATGAGCAGCAAAACGTTGATCCGAAGTGGTGAGATCGCTATTCTGATCGGCATCATAGCCTTACTTCTTCCGCTTGCCGACGCCTTCTCGATGCTGGGTTTCGTCCTGATCGGGTTGGGTTGTGCGCCCATTTTCCCCAGCATGCTGCACGAAACCCCGGCACGTTTCGGTGATGCAGAGGCGCAAAATATCATGGGCTTTCAAATGGCAGTCGCCTATATCGGGACCAGCCTATTTCCCCCGATCTTTGGTGCGATTGCTTCTGTCATCACGTTCGCGCTCTTCCCGTTTTTCATCGTCGCCTATATCACGTTGATGCTGGTGAACTCGGAACGGATCAATCGTTATATGCTGCACAAACAGCAAATGCGTGCCACCGCGTAA
- a CDS encoding glutaredoxin family protein: MPQPSITIYTQPTCQACHRLKAYLKQRGIEYYERNVVEDETAFAELQQRGISTTPVIVIGNEVIVGFDQAKLEKLLSQDTSLQSL, encoded by the coding sequence ATGCCTCAACCGTCCATCACGATTTACACCCAACCTACCTGTCAAGCCTGTCACCGACTGAAAGCGTATCTGAAGCAGCGGGGAATCGAGTATTACGAACGCAACGTGGTCGAAGATGAAACAGCGTTTGCCGAACTTCAACAGCGTGGGATATCTACTACACCGGTGATCGTCATCGGAAACGAAGTCATTGTGGGTTTTGATCAAGCGAAATTAGAAAAACTGCTCTCTCAGGATACGAGCCTTCAATCACTTTAG
- a CDS encoding RidA family protein: protein MRPDDIAASLGIDLKSYQAPANLAPAVRIGSALHTSGHVSKSFKGKLGEDLTVEQGKAAARECAVQLLQAVYSVTGTLNTLRCAKVLGAVNSTPAFTDQHLVINGASELFWEIFGKDTRGYHARSALGFVSLPTGVAVEIEAIFEVIGED from the coding sequence ATGAGACCTGATGATATTGCTGCCTCACTAGGCATTGACTTAAAGAGTTACCAGGCACCGGCAAATCTTGCGCCGGCGGTCAGAATCGGCAGTGCACTGCATACATCCGGCCATGTTTCCAAGAGCTTTAAGGGAAAGCTTGGCGAAGATCTTACCGTGGAACAGGGCAAGGCAGCCGCCCGAGAATGTGCCGTCCAACTACTGCAGGCCGTCTATTCGGTCACAGGAACGCTCAACACCTTGCGCTGTGCAAAAGTGCTCGGGGCCGTCAATTCCACGCCCGCTTTTACCGACCAGCATCTAGTCATAAACGGGGCATCCGAGTTGTTCTGGGAAATTTTCGGCAAAGACACGCGCGGATATCACGCCAGAAGCGCGCTTGGTTTTGTTTCGCTGCCCACCGGGGTTGCTGTTGAGATTGAGGCAATCTTTGAAGTAATTGGCGAGGACTGA
- a CDS encoding MerR family transcriptional regulator: protein MQLLGIGEIARRAGVATSTIRYYERIGLLPPSNRVNTKRRYDTGILQKLSVIRMAQQAGLTIAEIQTLLHDFPVDTPPSERWQALAVTKIVELDELIKQLRAMKSLLEQTLQCHCSTIEECAKVEDNLHTDVRDIAHCADS, encoded by the coding sequence ATGCAATTATTAGGTATCGGAGAAATTGCGCGCCGAGCTGGTGTCGCAACCTCAACTATCCGCTACTACGAACGGATCGGGCTGCTTCCACCTTCAAACCGAGTAAATACGAAGCGGCGCTACGACACCGGTATCCTTCAAAAGTTAAGCGTTATCCGAATGGCACAGCAGGCGGGGTTAACGATTGCAGAAATCCAAACCCTCCTACACGACTTCCCTGTTGATACGCCACCCTCCGAACGGTGGCAAGCACTGGCTGTTACGAAAATTGTTGAGCTTGACGAATTGATCAAACAGCTGCGCGCGATGAAGTCATTGTTGGAGCAAACTCTTCAATGTCACTGTTCCACTATCGAGGAATGCGCGAAAGTAGAAGACAACCTTCATACCGACGTAAGAGACATAGCGCATTGCGCAGACTCCTGA
- a CDS encoding cytochrome P450 has product MAYLPFSSGPRVCIGNSFAMMEARLILATIASRYRLSIKSGQASVQIEPLIALRPKGGLALTVEAR; this is encoded by the coding sequence ATGGCATACCTGCCGTTCAGCTCAGGACCGCGCGTTTGCATTGGCAATAGCTTTGCCATGATGGAAGCCCGGCTGATACTGGCAACTATCGCCAGTCGCTATCGTCTCAGCATAAAATCAGGACAAGCCTCTGTGCAAATAGAACCGCTGATTGCCCTGCGTCCCAAAGGGGGATTAGCTTTGACGGTTGAGGCGAGATGA
- a CDS encoding MBL fold metallo-hydrolase → MIFRQILHPQTGCASYIFGCTGKAKLAVVDPHIEHLADYLEVSRQANSPIVAIFETHVQADHISGATRLAALTNAPIYLHESAQVNFPFTSLHDGDTVELGNDYVRVLHTPGHSSDSISLVVCEKVRTAEPWMVFTGDTLFGGDVGRPVLHGSANTATFASQLYDSLFGKLLKLDDMVEVYPSHFAGSVCGRAMSGKPSSTVGFERRYNPALQHTDRDSFIAFVQQNQTPAPPEFKVIRQTNLDAQIGETA, encoded by the coding sequence ATGATCTTCCGGCAAATTCTGCATCCGCAAACCGGATGCGCGTCCTACATATTTGGCTGCACAGGCAAAGCAAAGCTGGCAGTAGTGGATCCACATATCGAACACCTCGCTGACTACCTGGAAGTGTCGCGGCAGGCGAATTCGCCGATCGTTGCGATCTTCGAGACCCACGTTCAGGCCGATCATATCTCCGGCGCAACGCGACTGGCTGCCCTAACGAATGCGCCGATCTACCTGCACGAATCGGCTCAGGTGAATTTTCCGTTCACATCACTGCACGATGGCGATACCGTTGAGCTGGGCAATGATTACGTGCGCGTGCTGCACACGCCCGGCCACTCCTCAGACAGTATCAGCCTGGTCGTGTGTGAAAAGGTGCGCACTGCGGAACCATGGATGGTCTTCACCGGCGATACCCTGTTCGGCGGAGATGTTGGCCGACCTGTCCTCCACGGTAGCGCGAATACAGCAACATTTGCCAGCCAGCTTTACGACAGCCTGTTCGGTAAATTGCTGAAACTCGACGATATGGTCGAAGTCTATCCCAGCCACTTCGCCGGTTCGGTCTGCGGCCGAGCCATGAGCGGCAAACCCAGCTCCACTGTTGGCTTCGAACGCCGATATAATCCGGCGCTCCAACATACAGATCGCGACTCTTTCATCGCCTTTGTGCAGCAGAATCAGACGCCTGCACCGCCAGAATTCAAAGTGATCCGGCAGACGAATCTCGACGCACAGATCGGTGAAACGGCATGA
- a CDS encoding cytochrome b5 domain-containing protein, whose product MLYRLIGEDRLMLEIFTTYAGTHFDHGKPQFDMSDVAQHNSGEQGYWIVISGRVYEMREFNHIHPGGAKIIQSYSGMDGTLAYQKVEHHINPEVDSMLGMFELGVVRTPDFGQEWGVAVSDKGLRFVTLRDTYLAWTDLLQMLVEIENAVQNDFRVRYEPLTDIETHDRSY is encoded by the coding sequence ATGCTCTATCGTCTGATCGGTGAAGACCGATTGATGCTTGAGATCTTCACCACTTATGCGGGCACGCACTTTGATCACGGAAAACCGCAGTTCGATATGTCGGACGTCGCCCAGCACAACAGTGGTGAGCAGGGTTACTGGATCGTAATCAGCGGCAGGGTTTACGAGATGCGGGAGTTCAATCACATCCATCCCGGCGGCGCGAAAATCATCCAATCCTATTCGGGCATGGACGGCACGCTGGCCTATCAGAAGGTCGAACACCACATCAATCCGGAAGTAGACTCGATGCTCGGCATGTTCGAACTGGGCGTAGTGCGGACGCCGGACTTCGGGCAAGAGTGGGGCGTGGCGGTTTCCGATAAAGGGCTGCGATTTGTGACTCTGCGCGATACGTATCTCGCCTGGACCGATTTACTGCAAATGCTGGTCGAGATTGAAAACGCCGTGCAGAACGACTTCCGAGTACGTTACGAACCGCTCACCGACATTGAAACCCATGATCGGTCCTATTGA
- a CDS encoding ParA family protein: MTRSFVFTNHKGGVGKSTSATNIALGMVHLLRRANAVNPRVLIIDTDSQGHASLVTTGRKDYGANDSLYTVLMADRTNAPQTLLNCITQSRWDADLHILPASPMLEGAERN, translated from the coding sequence ATGACTCGTTCTTTCGTATTCACCAATCACAAAGGTGGGGTGGGGAAGTCAACTTCAGCCACCAATATTGCGCTCGGCATGGTGCATCTGCTGCGCCGCGCTAACGCAGTCAACCCGCGCGTCCTCATCATCGACACCGACTCGCAGGGCCATGCCTCGCTGGTCACAACTGGACGCAAGGATTACGGCGCAAACGATAGCCTGTACACCGTCTTAATGGCGGACCGCACCAATGCGCCACAAACGCTGCTGAACTGCATCACACAGAGTCGGTGGGACGCCGATCTGCACATTCTTCCTGCTTCTCCAATGCTCGAAGGCGCGGAGCGGAACTGA
- a CDS encoding cytochrome P450, with translation MATTAILEQHTPPGPAPVSTNPIAQLRFGLHVTSDPLNVMLDWFQTFGDIVHLQFGKTAHVYFLSHPDHFHTVLVEKADQFHKAASYKDEKRGLARILGNGLVTSDGDYWRRQRKLIQPAFHARRIEVYAEEMVRLTLHTLTGWQDGKDVEVNDEMMRLTLAVVAKTILDTDITADAEKIAEAVTVFQHIAFGVDIFPLWLPTPSHLRQRRVEKAMNDIVAGLIVERRKATEDRGDLLSMLLKSVDEAGQGMSDQQIRDEIVTLFLAGHETTANALTWIWYLLAQHPAVEQKLHKELDQMLQGNLPTLADLKHLPYTEQVLQESMRLYPPIWNMSRQVLKDVEIGGYIIPKGSEVNLNTYAMHHDPRWWKEPERFLPERFDPEQQTSVPKWHTCRSAQDRAFALAIALP, from the coding sequence ATGGCAACGACTGCAATACTCGAACAGCATACTCCGCCTGGACCAGCGCCCGTCAGTACGAACCCAATCGCTCAACTTCGCTTTGGACTTCATGTAACCAGCGACCCACTAAACGTGATGCTGGACTGGTTTCAAACGTTCGGCGACATCGTTCATCTTCAATTTGGTAAAACGGCACATGTTTACTTTCTCTCGCACCCCGACCATTTTCATACCGTGCTGGTGGAAAAAGCGGATCAGTTCCACAAAGCAGCCAGCTATAAAGACGAAAAGCGAGGATTAGCACGCATTCTGGGCAATGGATTGGTGACCAGCGATGGTGACTATTGGCGGCGACAGCGAAAACTCATTCAACCGGCGTTCCACGCCCGCCGCATTGAAGTCTACGCCGAGGAGATGGTGAGACTCACCTTGCATACGCTGACAGGGTGGCAGGATGGTAAAGATGTGGAAGTGAACGACGAGATGATGCGGCTGACCCTAGCGGTTGTCGCCAAAACCATCCTCGATACCGACATTACCGCAGACGCCGAGAAAATCGCAGAGGCTGTAACTGTCTTTCAGCATATTGCTTTTGGAGTGGACATTTTTCCACTGTGGCTGCCTACGCCGTCCCACCTCAGGCAGCGGCGGGTCGAAAAAGCAATGAATGATATTGTTGCAGGTCTGATCGTCGAGCGCCGAAAAGCGACCGAAGATCGGGGGGATTTACTGTCGATGCTGCTCAAAAGTGTGGACGAAGCCGGTCAGGGGATGAGCGATCAACAAATTCGGGATGAAATCGTGACGCTCTTCCTAGCAGGACACGAAACGACTGCCAATGCGCTCACATGGATATGGTATCTGCTGGCACAGCATCCGGCGGTAGAGCAAAAGCTCCACAAGGAGCTTGACCAGATGTTGCAGGGCAACCTACCGACCCTCGCTGATCTGAAGCACCTGCCCTACACCGAACAGGTGCTACAAGAATCCATGCGTCTGTATCCGCCTATTTGGAATATGAGTCGTCAGGTACTCAAGGACGTAGAAATCGGCGGCTATATCATCCCAAAAGGAAGCGAAGTCAACCTCAATACCTATGCGATGCACCACGATCCCAGATGGTGGAAGGAACCGGAGCGTTTTCTACCGGAACGATTTGATCCAGAACAGCAAACCAGCGTTCCCAAATGGCATACCTGCCGTTCAGCTCAGGACCGCGCGTTTGCATTGGCAATAGCTTTGCCATGA